GACATCTCAGGTTCCCAGCCACATTAGGGAGGTATTTATTTCAAGCCAGAAAACAGATTCCCATGTCGCTGCAAAGTGGATTATCAGGTGTGGACACGGCACGCAGACGGGGGGCTGTGTTTAAACGGCTGCTGTGCATGTGCAAGGGATGTTAATTTATAAAGACTTTCCACAGGTCTGAGGTGAAGTGTGACCCGAAGGCTGCACAGGCTCATCTGCCTCTGTATGAATGGACATCAGCAACATTACCCGATGGAGGTTTTTTGGAAGAAGAGAAATGACCAGGACACCACTGCAGCAGAAATTGTTGTAAACAtcgaaaaaacattttattcatcttaAAAATACAGTGCTTTTCAAGAGCTTTTCAAGGGTTTCCTTGACCTCCTGAGCCAAATGAATTGTGCCATATCAAAACAGAAATCACAGGCCAAGAAAATAAGGCCAAGAATATCTATTATccttataaaaacacaaataagtgTAAACATCCCTCTCGGgtaggtttttaaaaaatcatttacaaaatgtacaaaaatatgttCTATTCTGTGATAGTCCTTTTTCTCCCCACAATCTGTTGTGGGCTGATTTTCTACCATGGTCTCCACACAGAGTCTGAGGTGACCGGCGGTGCGACGGGTGACACGGGGTGGCTGTTTTGTACACCCAGAGGTATGAGAGCCGCGCTGGGCACGAGAAAAGTGTACTGTCCATCTGGCGCAGGCACAACCTGGAAGCCACCGTAGAGCTTCATCGCTTCCGGGGAAACATGCATCGTCGAGCCAATTTTGCAAGGCACCTGTGGGGCTGAGGCAGCTGGAATCTGTGTATTGGTTTGTCCGAGCGCGCCCGGGTGAGCTCCATAGAAGTTGACGGCACTGATCTGGGTCACGCAGGCCGCCAGGTGGCTGAGGAGGCGAGTCCTCACCTCTGTGTTCACCCCCTCACACGTGGACAGGAAGCGGGTGACCTCGCCAACACACTCGCTGAACCCGGCTCTGTATTTACCCAGGACAGATGGATCTGTGTTCACAGCAGCtgccaaagaaaagaaagactcataaatatataaataaatagataaatagatagatcgatcgatttttttatattatattatattacttgACAAATCGTCTAAgttaaataatgaaaagttTGATTATATTCATGCAGTTGCAGCCTGAGGGTAAACACATACAGCTGTGCATGCAGGGGCAGTAAATCTTGCAGAGGGAACATGTGTAGCATCTAAAGTTAGACATCCCAGAACGATGACAGGCACATCTACGTGGTCAATCCACAAATGGTTATGTTACAATACCTGTCATCTGAAGTCGCTGCATGTTCCTGAGGTGCTTCACAGTCATCTCCAGTATGTCGGCCTTCTCCAGTTTGGAGTGTCTGGAACTCTGAACACACAAAAGTGACAAGTTAGTTCACAACTTAGGTTAAAAGAtcaaaaatgtgtgtatgtaatCTGTGcatgttaaaattaaaatgtagtaATCTGAGCatgtggaaatgaaaatgtagtaatCTGAGCATGTTAAAATAAGAAACCTGTATGTTAAAATGACAATGTATTGATCTGTGCATTTTAAAATTAGTAATCTGTgcatgttaaaatgaaaattagtaatctgtgcatgtgaaaatgaaaatgtagtaatCTGAGAATGTTAATGTGAACATGTAGTAATCTGAGCATGTTAAAATTAGAAATCTGTGCAGGTTCAATGTATTGATCTGTgcatgttaaaatgaaaatgtagtaatCTGAGCATGTTAAAATTAGaaatctgtgcatgtgcattgtATTGATTGTATCTGTGCATGTGCTTACGTCTTTCTTCAGTGCGTCCAGGATGAGGGTCTTCAGCTGCCCCAGACTCTCGTTGATGCGCGCACGTCTTCTCTTTTCCATGATGGGTTTGGAGGACTAGAGACACAAAAGGttgaaaatgcttttattaTGATAGTTTTCATTATAACATTCAGCAAACACATGAATCCaggtttcaaatgaaaacgcTGCGAGGACCCACCTTTCTGCTCTCCGTCGGTGCTCGGGGTTTCTCCGGTGTGGAGTGTGCACTTGCCGGAGTTGCAGCCACAGCGGATGGAGACGTTCTCGCCAAAGTTCCTGCAGGCATCTTCCCGTGAGTTGAAACAGTGTGTAAcagtaaaaaaatgaaataactttATCAGTGTTAGAGACGAGTCCAGTCCCGGTGCGGTCCTCCGTCTCCTGACTGAACCTCAGCGCACTGATCTGATGGTAAATGTCAGACTGACTCTGTCTCCTGTTTCCGCGCCTCGATGCTTATTTATAGAGCCGCAGTCTGCACGCGAGCGGCTCGTGCGCGGGTTCCCTGCTTCCGTCGGTGCGGCCAATGAGCGCGCAGGGAGGCGGCGGGGCTCGTGCGACCGGGCGCTGCCATTGGTTACCAGCTGTCAGGATGCTGCGGGAGTGAGGTGTGATGGAAAGTGCTGCTGTCAACATGCAAAGCTGCTGCACTGAACAAGTGTGCAAATGTGGCTATAAGAATTTATCTGAAACTAATACTGttgtaaaagtgaaaacaaacagctgttaaACCCAATAAATTCCATTAATCTTAAAGCAATTGGtagtttttgtcatttaattgCCACCTGTTGCTGG
Above is a window of Hippoglossus hippoglossus isolate fHipHip1 chromosome 17, fHipHip1.pri, whole genome shotgun sequence DNA encoding:
- the LOC117778185 gene encoding transcription factor HES-1-B-like; the protein is MPAGTLARTSPSAVAATPASAHSTPEKPRAPTESRKSSKPIMEKRRRARINESLGQLKTLILDALKKDSSRHSKLEKADILEMTVKHLRNMQRLQMTAAVNTDPSVLGKYRAGFSECVGEVTRFLSTCEGVNTEVRTRLLSHLAACVTQISAVNFYGAHPGALGQTNTQIPAASAPQVPCKIGSTMHVSPEAMKLYGGFQVVPAPDGQYTFLVPSAALIPLGVQNSHPVSPVAPPVTSDSVWRPW